The genome window ATTACAGCCCACAAAAACTTTCCCAATGGCTTCATTCTTGCCTAGTTTGTCATAATCCAGGACGGTCAGAACAACCTGGACTTTCTGTAAAGGAAAAGGAAGTGTGTTCATTATCAACGGAAGAGCAACAGGCAAGGTATAGCCAAGGTCTACTCTTGTTGTATTACAGTGGGTGTAATTAACAGTATTTTGGCCAATGAGTCAtgggactgctggatagctcaatagtttaatcatctggctgtggaggcagacgTTGGGGAGTttgatgcctccttgacaggggtcaGACTCGatgatagggtcccttccagctttgcagttctaagatgatgagtcTTATAGCACATGCTATAAGAGGAGTGGGGACTGTCAGGCTCTGAGACCAAATCCACCCCTTTTGGGGTCTCAAGTTCATCCCTCTCAGTTTGTCCCAGGTGGCAAAGTCCTTGcttgatggggaaaaaatctcccATTGTAAAAGGTATAGATGCTTTTACTAAAGTAGAGCTGCTGGCCATAAAGACTTtaagctaatggttgttgtgggtttttcgggctctttggccgtgttctgaaggttgttcttcctaacgtttcgccagtctctgtggccagcatcttcagaggatagcacttttTTAGCTTTCAGTTTTTGCCTTTGGATCATCCCTCCGTAGTGTCCCCAAAACTATAACTGATCCTCAGGCTGAAAGAGACACTATAGCCCAATGTCTTGTATAGcattgtgtttccccaaaaatacgacagggtcatatattaatttttgctccaattatgcattagggcttattttcaagggatgttttattgtttttgtcctgtacaacaatctacatttattcagatatggtcatgtcatcttctggttgctgcacaatggtggaggatggggtttcacttaactaggacttattttgggggtagggcttatattaggagcatcctgaaaaatcatactagggcttattttcagggaaacagggtagcaatcGGTTATTTAAATGTAGAATAGTAGTGAAAAATAGCTTGGTATTATTTTAATTGGTCTACCTTATACATACTAGGTTTGGTTCAAATTAGTATGTAAGAGAACAGTCAAGCTAATAATCCCTAAAAACCTTTACTTTTGCTGGTAATTGTCCTGAACATGTAGTGAAATTATCTATAGAAATAATTGGAGCACAAAGTCATCTTTGGTTTGGAGCAGGACACTTTGGGTGAAATGACAGGGAAGAGAAATTAGCTTACCTGGATTTGTTCAAAAGGCACCTCGAAACTGAAGGACTCGTTGTAATAAGGATTCAGTGTATTTTTCTTTAtggttgttttcttcttcttgatacGTTTACCTCCCTGCATCAGATGGATTTTAACATAGGGATCTGAAATAGGAATGGAATGTATGAGAGAAATTAAAATCAAGGAGGTTACATTATGCTGGACTAGAGTCAGGGAAGAAatagtcagtgtggtgtagtggatagagtgacgaaataggactctggaggcctgggttcaaatccctgctcaaccatggaaattcattgggggagcagaactggtaaaaccactccttaaatatctcacttatgttgaaggctctattagggttgccataagttggttctgacttgatgacatataacaacaacagaatcAAGGTGGTGCTCCCAGTCTGTGCTTCTCAATGTTTATGGACATGCTGGTTGAACGTGTGAGAATTATGGTGGAGAAGTCTTACCTGAAAGGCCACCCACATCCATCTTTTTGAGGTTTTTGGCTTCCAGCACAATAACAGTCAGCTTCCCTGCTGTCGGGACATACCGGAGTGAAAAACACACGTCTCCCAGCTTCTCGTGCTGTGGGAAGAAAATCAGGGCTTGCTCAGAGGTGGAATCAGAGTCTGACCAAGCCATTTTGCTCTTTGTGGTAAAGGACCAAAATGGTACTCGCCTTTTCCACATGTAGAAGCTGATTCTATTGGTAGTTCAACTGCGTTTTAACACTAGCAATGGAATACCATTCTGCATTATACCTGAGGGCAGCCAACTAGCCAAGGGGGCAGAGAAGACGGAGTTTAGCAGAATCAGAGGAAAAGGTGGCTGCATCCCCTCACTTTGCCAAATGCAGGATTGGGCACATTCTGGGGTCCAGGAGGCAATTCTCTACTCCCAGAGCCCACCattaatataatacagtggtgcctcgctagacgataataataattatataattattttaattgtatgcatgttgttgttagccgcctagagtggtatactataccagatgggcgggatataaatcaaataaataaataaataaataaataaataaataaataaataaataaataaataaataaataaataatccgttccactgaaatagctgtttagcgaaatcatcgtctagcgaaaagcatttccccattggaatgcattgaaacctgtttaatgtgttccaatggggaagaatcatcattgtatagcgaagatcggccataggaaagctgctttgcgaaccaccaatcagctgtttaaatagctgtcttgcaaagcttaggtcccgaaaacacctgttttgcgagcacgaagggagctgtcaaaataatatacagtatatatataaaaaccacaGGAAATGAGCTGGGTGCtcacctttcctttcctcttgggggtggtggtggagtccTGGTTGAGGGACTGGGGTTTTATTGCAAAACAGTTACACCTAAAGTCTTCTggattaaaaaaatgcaattttgGCCCAAAAGGATAATTGACTCAGCTGGGATCATGTACTTGTGGAGGTGGGAGGTGGCGACAGTGGCAGGGAGGGGTAAACAAAGCCCCTGGGGGTCATATGCAGCCTGCAGGCTATACTCTGCCTGCCAGTTGCTTAAAAGTAGAAGTCTAAGATGAAAACTTCCAGTTTGGATGAGTGTGATCATGATGGTCAGGAGGGGTGGATGGGGCGAATGTGGTAGAGCCTTCCTGTACTCGCTCACACGCAGAATTGGCATCCTTCAATCTAAATCATTTTCCTGCAGATGCTGATTCTGTGATGAGGACCCACATGACTGTTTCCCACTCATGTTGATGAGTCACTGAAACATTAGCCCAGCCACATGGCCGCTGATCATATAATTCGGTCAATATTTAAAGCTCCCATAAGATGAGACACAAATCTGGTTTCAGATCAGGCGTGGAGTAACATTCAGTGCTGATCCTTACCTCTTCTTTCTCTGCGGACTGCAGGTCCCGCCACTCCTCAATCACATGTGCCAGGTCTACAGTGTTCATGGGGATACGGATCTCGCCGATGGCATCGTGTTTGGAGAAACGGTCAAAGTCATAGACAGACATGACGAGGGTCTTACCGCCCAGTTCTGAGTAAGGTACCTAAAGTGTCAAACACAGTGGTGATGGATTCAGCTACAGGCACTATTAGATTAAATCTTATGGGCTGGTGGGGAAGACAGTTGTTTGAAATGGAGAGAATGAGATTCCCAACAATTGTAGAGAAAATAGAATTATGGAAGAAGGTGATATGGTTGAggtgaagaaaaataaacaatgtaCCTGAGGCACTTTGGCCAAGACCAAAGAAAGAACAGATGGGGAACTTACCTTAAAAGTGAAGGACTCATTGAACGTAGGGTTGAGGGTTTTGCGGTGAACTTTGgtctcatattttttctttttctctggaaGCAGGAAGACTTTGACATAAGGGTCAGATGTGCCCCCAATAtccagtgctgggaggtcagcgGCTTGTATAATGCCCACCACCAGCTAGGGAAAGATTTGAACAtgtgaatacattttttaaaaatcagaagctaCCTTATGGTGAGCCTATTATGCTCCATCCCAACCAGTACTGTTCTGAACATTGCTTTGGCAGGACCTTTCTGTGGGATGCTTCAAAAGTGGCTTTTATTATGCAATTGGTCTGCTTTACTCAAGGATATGTTTGTGGTGAAGTGAGTCCAGAGGAGATTGTCTTCTGTCTGTGACCCACTCTTATTTCACCACCACTTCCTTTGCCTTCTATCATTCCaccaaaacaacaaagaaacaaaataaggaagaaaagatggaagagcTGCAGAAAATTAGCATTAGGAAGTTCTCAATTATAGGAGGGGATTGCGGTGTAGCACAGGGTGTGTGGCTGTGTGTCCTGTTTTACATTCTGAGCTTGGAAATAtcactttcttggactacaactccagaatcCCACATTTCCGAGCTCCAGAACAGTCCTTTATTAGAAGACACCGTCTCTTTAAAGATAAAGGACCATAAGAAGGGAGTGTGGAAGCCTCAGATTTTCCCGTCAACAATTTACAGTGCCCGGACAGCAGGCTGAACAGCAATAGTGGTCACCACATCACAATGCCGAAATATGttacatttctatttaaattagagtactgtaattgtttttaaatatgcacCTATACACATGAAGACATACAAATTGGTATCCCCTTTTCAGGTGAAAACCCTCTTTTGAAGCAAGGCATGTGTGGACATCTACAAGAGGGTTGCGGTCTGCACTaatcaaagaagaaagaaagcttttATTTTCCTTACCTGTGTGCTCTGGAAGTCATAGTCAAGAGAGTACTGGAGTTTCCCCAGCTTCTCCTGGGGTTTCTCTTCTTTGGGTTCCTGCAATAGTGAGGGATCCAAATCTTCTACCTCAGGCTGAacctggaaggaaaggaaggagtggCCGGAGAGGGAATGGGAAAGCATTAGGATCAAAGATGGAAGCATGTGTAACACCATACAAACTGAACCTTATTCTCCACTTTTTAATGCCTTGGTTGGTTAGGTGTTTAATAAATATGCTGTTCAACTACTACGGTGGCACAAAAAGCACTAGATTTACAGCAGCTTCTATGTAGctcttccagagcttggaaaactctGTATTTTTGGACAGTAAATCCTAAAATCTGAGATTTGTACTCTGAAGGTGTAATGTTTACAAACTATGAGCTCCCTACCCCAGAATCCAGGAATACCCAAACGGAATGTCTCCTGCTCTCTTTCTATAAATGTACCAAACCCAGGCAAAAGTAGACATGAGAAGTGAATGTAACTCAGATTATCAACCCTTGGAACACTTCAGTGCTCCTTTTGCCCACCGATGATGAGGCCGTAGTGAAGTATAATGGAAGAAGCACACAGAATACCCAAACTTCCAAGTTGCGTAAAAATTCCAGTGCATGAAACCAACACAGATTGAAAGGGTCTCCCAGGGCTCTGTCCTCTGGAACATCTTTCTTTACTATCTATCAAGGACTCATCCTATCTTTTTCCAAAGGTCAGCAACCCAACGTTGCAGGGCAGTTGCCTCAAGGGGGGCTAAAGGGGATTAGCTTCAACTAATCACAACTCATGACAGCTTATCCCATCCAGCCCCAGAAGCTAAAGAGAAACCAGAGGctgaagaaatgtctgaattacagtgtcatcttagaacttcaaCCTTTctatatttaattgttttgtgTGACTGGCCCTTCTGTGCAAGAAATGTCCTCTCTTTTCACAAGCCATGCTACACAGATCCTTAGATAATTTGTTCCATCAATGCAGGCATGATGTAGGAGTTGCATGATGGGATctcttgtcattttttttttttttttttggaaaaatcaCAGCACACAGTTGTGAAGTTCTTCTTAAGAGATTTCCTTGCACAGCGACATTTGGGGAAGCCGCCCCTTACCTTATCGATGTAACTCTTGCCTAGCTCCTTCACTTCCTTCATATTGATCTGTGCCTTCACTttgtccttccctttcttccctttcttcttcttgccaAAGCATTTTTTACAggcacaaaagcagcagcagagaagcagcaggcCAGCGACAATGATAATGGTGGCTAAAGCCCAAGGTGGTACTGTAGTGGAGCGGAAGAGAAGAGAGATGTATCTGATTCTGGTGCAGTTGTCTCTCATCAGAACAGAACAGATACAACACTCCACGGTCACCTTTCTCTTGCTAGAAGGATCCAACTTTCAGTATCTCTACATAATACTAAATTACTTACTCTTAACTTATCAAATCATGTCAGCTCAGGAATCTTTACAAAAGCAAGTCAATATTATTAGCATTTCTATATTCTAGAAGGGGAAATTAGATGAGGTTGTGGCTTGTCATGGGCTTACTTCAGATTTAAACCAGGAATTTTTAGGAACACATCTGCACATGTGTTTTGTTGTGCTTGTGTGTAATTACAGAATATAGTCCTGGGCATTGACTGACAGTAATAGTTGCTCTACAGTGGAATGCACTGCCTTGGAGTATGGTGGATGCTCCTTTGGAGTTTTCAAGCAGAGCTTGGAGGGTAATCTGTCAGGGATTCTTTAGTCAGAGATTTTCTGCATCAGCAAGGGGTTGAACTAGATGACTCTAGAGTACTTTCCAACTCTAAAATTCGAGCATTCTATGATTTAAAAGCAAAACCTAATTTAGATTAGGAAATGCCTGATTGTACAACTCCGTTCTCTGATCTGAAATCTGGGATAGGAAGAAAAGAACATCAGAATAGCGCTGCATACTTGGTAATGTTCCCAGTTTGTTCATGAATTTGTCCTTCATGTCAGAAAAAACATTCTCCTTAGAGGGCATCTCAGTGGCATTGAGGGACGGCTCCATCTCGGACTCTGTCACCTCTGAATCCACCCTGGCTGATCTTCGTGCTGCATTCATTGTGGAACCTGAAAGGTGAGGGAGAAAGCACATTGATGCACTCCTTCTGATGGCTACTGcaatttaattaattttgaaGATACGTTGGAGTTACTAGTACTTTAAAAAAGACACTTTGTGGGTTTCTGGGGATTTTAATCCAAAAGATAATATTTCTCCTCTGTTCTTAGAACTCCCACCAAGGAATTGCCACTCTCTCCATGTTTGGGAGTCCTTCTCAAAACCTGCATTTTCTGGATTTCTAACTCTTTAACCCTTGTTCAACTATACACAAGTCCCCAACGAGACTTGGGAGGTCTGGGATGGATGTCCTGATCCTTTCCCCTACCTTTTCAAGGTTTGACTTATTTAGATCAGGAAAATGGAAGAAGAGAGCAGCtacaaaaagcatttttaaaaaatctttgagcAGCTACCAAAGGAATTTTGAGCAGAGCAGCAGATCAGAGGTCTTTCACATCACAAATGTTCTAGCATCCAATGAAGACTCACAGGGAGCCATAGCCTGAGAGCCACCATAGGAAAGATGCTACTCCTCGCCAGTCACCCATTTCTGTTTTGTAGGTGAGGCATCAGGGGACGCAGCCATTACGGAAGACCGTAAGAGATGGAGAGGCTCCTCCAGGAGACAAAATTCTTGAAATATTTTTAGATCCCTTTAAGAATTCAAAGGTAATGTAGCAACAACAGTATTTTGAATTCTGCTTGCAACAAACTGGAAGACCTTTAGCCTTTAATTAGACCCAATTCTTGCTGTGTCATTCTTAACCATCTGTAGTTTCCAAATGCTCCCCTAAGGCAACCCTACGTACAAAGCTTTGTCGTAGTCCAGCCTTCCTACTTTCTACTGCTGTTAAGATGTATTAGACTACACCTGTTGTCATCTTCCGCATGGCTGCAAGGTACAGGGTTGAGAAAGCATGCATAAGTCTTATATCAGCATATATCAACTTTTGACTCTTTCTTCAGATAGCTACAGCAACAAGTGATACATTCTTTACCTTTTGCACGTCACCTATTTTGACTGTCACttagttcctctttttttaatttgtttgttttctactgATCTCACTGGAAAATCAAACTGGTTTTCTGCTGCCTCTAAGTTCAGTGTTTATCATCCAAAAACATGAAAATGCTAGCTATTCTATTACTTCCACTACCACCTACCAAGCCATTAGATCTGCTAAATTTCAGATAAAAGGGACAAAAGGCCCCCATTTaagagacatttttaaaaggagcacAGACACAGCTGAACTGTACTTTGAACCCAGTAGACCTTCCCAATCTATCTTTTCACTTCCTTTTCTCTTACTCTTTCTCTCTGCCCTTTCTCTTAtgtttttctcttgctctctctttttctgttgtcACCTTTCTCTGAATCACACACTGTTGTCCCAACTACCTACCTAGCAAAACTCTGCCTCAAATGCAGGGCAACTGCAAACATATGGAAAGTaaaggaaaatcaaaacaaacaggatttctaatttcttatttctgtttgtttttctattccatttggctgaaaaaaaaacccattctttATACACAGCTCCAATAATGAATTGAAATAAGACCTTCTCTACTTCATCTATCAGCTTGTTCTGTGCctgtcttccttcctcttcttacaAACAGATGAGTGACAATCAGTTTTTTACATATGATTTTAGTCTGGTTCTCAGAAACAGCTAACTAGGAGGTAGGTACATTTCTGGGTTATACCACTTAGGTCTGCAGTATTTCATGTGTCAAATGCTTTCTTGTACCTGCACTCAGTCCTCTAAAGTTTAACTTAGATTTGTGAATGATGTGTCTATCCTCCTTTAAAAAACCATATGATTATGTTTGTGTTAATAGTATGTATATTACCTGCAGTCTGAATTggtacagtccaagaacagcttTACCAACTCATCCTTTATGGTTTAGTCATGATTTGCCTCCAGACTGCCAGTCTTGATACATAATGTAAATCAATGTTATGGTGCCATGGTGTCTGGCAGCCCTTCAATCTTCCCTTCAAACATACCAGTTAAGCCCAGATCCTTATACTTCATAGCTGGCTAAAATTCATCTACataacatatagatttctcagcagTATGGAAATTCTCCTGCTTTGCCCTAACTCAGCCTGCTACAATTTAGTGGCATCCAAATGCATTGGGTTACggcttccatcatccccagccagaatGGGCAATGGATGAAAGGAGCCACAGAAGGTTTGGGAAAGCTGTTATAATTATCTCACACAAGCCTATGTTTGATACATTAAAGACTGGAATAATTAAGTTAGCttcctatattttaatatgatgttcctccttttttgttgCCTGTGTTCTAAACTTTATTACACAATAAAATTTCGTgtaaaaaacaaacgaacaagcATTGCTCCTTGTAAAACTGCACATGTTTTACAGTCATAATTTCAGATTTTGTTCTGTCTGTGCCAGGGCTTCGAAGTGCGGGCAGTTGCCTGCAACATAAAATGCTTCTTGACGGTTGCCTTCTCATCCAGAGAAAACAGGATGTCAGGAAGAGGTGTTCTTATTAAATGAAACAGGCTTGTTGTCAATTGCAGGGAAACAGATTGTGGCAAAGCACTAGGTGACAAATGGTGAGAAATTTGACCGAAGACAACCTGGCTCAGGGAAGTCTGGGCTGTCCTTCCATTGAAGATATTGTATTTATACAAAGACCAAACATGGAGGCTGGAGTTCCATTATGCAAGGTAAATCAAAGGTGGCAGAGGGGTTTAGATTCAATAACCTCTACGATCTCTTTCAACTCCACCATTCAAGCTTTTCCTTGTTATGCTCATTTTATGCACGTCCGCTTTTGCTGGTGAGAGCATTGCACCCTGTGTGGTCTCTAGGAGCATTTACATCTACAACCTCCAGGGGAAAGGAAGCCAGAAACTCCCTTATAAAGAAAGAGGGAAGTTAAACATGGGCATTGCTTAAATCtagagagcgagcgagagccAGAGCGAGCGAGCAATAGAGCGCTCAATACGGTGGCTAACCCCAGTTTCTAACGGGGTGGTCTTGCCTAGTCCGTTCGAGCAacgcagcaatttttttttttctgcatggacTTTCATGCACTTCCTCCTCTTTTGCTCTGATCCTGAGCAAACCGTTGATACACGCCTGAACCTTGTTCTTTCTCAGCGATCCAAGGAAGTGGATGGAAAGCCACGAAAGCGAAGAGAAACCCGCTCGCCTTAAAGGCGTCACAAGGCTCTTGGTGGCTACGTTGAGGAGCGGCagcctcctttcctgcctccgatctcttcccctctccttctctcgAGGACCCTCCCCCCCATCAGCCAAAACAAAGATACCCCACCCTGCCCACCCCGCCTTTGCCCGGCTCCTCGCGTCTGTTGCAAGGTCCCCTCGCCTCGCCAAGGCgcgggaggagaaggaaggcgcAGCTGCCGCGGGCTCTCCCCCGGGGCTGGCAAGACCCGAGACCCCGCGGCCGCTGCGATTGGACGGCGCCTCTCCCCTGACGCTTGGCGGACAGAATAGCAACAGCTTGGCTTGGGTGGAGGAAacgggcgggggtgggggtgggagagggagggagagaaagcagcTCAGCCGTTCCCTTGGGGAGTTTCCCTCTACATGTATGTATAATAACGAAGGCAGGCAAGGCACGTAACGCAGGCACGCAGGGCTGgatttcaggaccctggacagaggCAGAGGCGGGCGCGGTTGTGGCGCCGGCGGTGGCTCGATGTGATCGCCTTATTATAGGCAGGCCGATCTTCTTCCCCcggcctctttttttccccctcctgcagCGTTGCGAGACCCAGTGCTTTCGGTCCCCGAAGAAGCGGGCTGCAGACCACGAAAGCCTTGGCCCCGTAAAGCTGCCCCCCTTTTAAGATGTCACAAGgctctttgttggttttgttgcAACAGGCGATCCTCCGGGCCGTTCTTCTCTAAAGAACCCAGGAGTGTCGGATGCGACGCCCCGATCCCCGCTCCCGATGTTGGCCTCCTTCCAGGGAACCGTGGAGCCTAGCTCACCgccatccctcccctcccctctcccctccctgccttttAACTCACTCATAATCCCCTCCTTTCGCTACAAACCACTCAAAATGGCTTTCTCGCTAGGTCCCCTTGGACCTTTACCGTGTAATGATATCCACTCTAAATAATTAACCAGAAAACGAAAAGAGCTGGGCACAAAGGCCGAGCCCAAGAGAAGACCACTTTGGGATTATCCCCTCCACGCGCAGCCACGGTTCTCTACAAATCGGACTGACAGATTTTTTCTCTTGCTTGGACAGTCCCATTTATCTCCTGACAAATTGGCTAGAAGTGCCTCAGGATCCAGAAGCAGGCATTAACcaccaagaaaggaaaaggaagaatacAGTCCTCCTGTGCAAGGCAGCATGCCCGGGGGCGGTTGTTTTCTACAGCTGCAAATGGGATGGCAGCTTTTGAACCCATGACTTCTGATCTCCACCTCATCATCCCTTTAATCATGAAATGGTTAGGTGGTTGGACTGGGATGTCAAAGATGCAGATTCCAGGCCCAATGGAGCCATGAAACTCCCTGCTCTTgggttactctctctctctctctctctctctctctctctctgacttaactcacaggattgttgtgaggataatgtAAGGCAGAAGGAAGCTGTGCATGCAGCCTTGAATTCACTGGCAGAAAAGCAGGTTGTGAATGTAACTAGTAAGCAAATCTTtagcatataaaaataaacaaaaaacataattGAAAAGATATACCCCCCTATTACTTTTATATACCTGAAAGGAAAACATAAAAGAAGCATAGACACTGTCATGATTTGGCCCCTTCATCTGGCCCAGTTGACCTTGTTCTGACAAACTGTGACAGACTTTGTCCCGTTCCTGTTTCAGACATGGGCAAAAGTGCGTGGTTGGCACTTTACAGGAATAGCGTTGGATACGTGAATATAACCAAGAAGATATGTCCACCACCTTCTTTCCTCCCAATGcagtgactacaactcccattaccaCAGCCTGCCTTATTGGAGATCGTGTTGGTTGTAGTCAGAGAGTACCAACTTGAAGAAGACTGCCGCACGCATTCAGATAAAAGGCCTTAGGCTTCTGGCTAGCCAACTTGTTAGTTCTTTTTAAAGGtgcaattgttatttttaaatgttacagCTTACAAAAGAATGCAAAGCCATCAGTGGACAGAATAGCTGAAGAACTAAAATATCAAAATGGCATGGATAACATGTCTCAAAGTGCAAACATATCTGTGTAAGAGAGCAACACAGAACACAACACTTAGGCCCACACTGAAGGTCTGGAGctcatagaatcttagaatagtgaagatggaaggggcctatgagtccatcacgtccaaccccctgcttgatgctg of Pogona vitticeps strain Pit_001003342236 chromosome 6, PviZW2.1, whole genome shotgun sequence contains these proteins:
- the SYT5 gene encoding synaptotagmin-5, with the translated sequence MNAARRSARVDSEVTESEMEPSLNATEMPSKENVFSDMKDKFMNKLGTLPIPPWALATIIIVAGLLLLCCCFCACKKCFGKKKKGKKGKDKVKAQINMKEVKELGKSYIDKVQPEVEDLDPSLLQEPKEEKPQEKLGKLQYSLDYDFQSTQLVVGIIQAADLPALDIGGTSDPYVKVFLLPEKKKKYETKVHRKTLNPTFNESFTFKVPYSELGGKTLVMSVYDFDRFSKHDAIGEIRIPMNTVDLAHVIEEWRDLQSAEKEEHEKLGDVCFSLRYVPTAGKLTVIVLEAKNLKKMDVGGLSDPYVKIHLMQGGKRIKKKKTTIKKNTLNPYYNESFSFEVPFEQIQKVQVVLTVLDYDKLGKNEAIGKVFVGCNATGAELRHWSDMLANPRRPIAQWHTLQPEEEVDAALGIKTS